From Medicago truncatula cultivar Jemalong A17 chromosome 7, MtrunA17r5.0-ANR, whole genome shotgun sequence, a single genomic window includes:
- the LOC11436379 gene encoding glycine-rich cell wall structural protein, which yields MSKLSRNVIMHVVLLTIIITGIVDGKKVKNCGGRGKDRGTKGSGVGAGGGVSGGGGGGVGGGAGGGGGGLGGGVGGAVGGGAGGGGSVGVGAGGGLGGGVGAGGGLGGGVGAGGGVGGGAGGGVGGGGGAGGGLGGGVGGAVGGGAAGGGSIGVGAGGGLGGGVGGGAGGGLGGGAGGAVGGGTGGGARGGVGGGGGGSAGGGLGGGVGGGGSIGVGIGGGSGGGVGGGAGGGAIGGGAGGGVGGSAGGGLGGGAGGGGNIGVGAGGGLGGGVGAGGGAGGGVGGGAGGSVGGGAGGGARGGVGGSAGAGGGLGGGVGAGAGGSVGGGTGGAVGGGAGGGGNIGVGAGGGLGGGVGAGGGAGGSVGGGAGGGARGGVGGSAGAGGGLGGGVGAGGAVGGGVGAGGGARGGVGGGVGGGAGAGAGVGAGGGLGGGAGGAVGGSVGAGGGARGGVGGGLGGGVGAGGGVGGAGGGAVGGGAGGGARGGVGGAVGGGVGAGGGLGGGVGVGGGLGGGAGGGVGGGVVAGGGAGASGGLGGGAGAGGGVGGGVGAAGGAGAGGGVGASGGARVGVGAGGGGGAGTSSTRGSGPQI from the coding sequence ATGTCTAAGCTTTCACGTAATGTTATAATGCACGTTGTTTTATTAACCATAATAATCACTGGAATAGTAGAtggaaaaaaagttaaaaattgtgGCGGTAGAGGAAAAGATAGAGGAACAAAAGGAAGCGGTGTTGGTGCTGGGGGAGGTGTAAGTGgaggtggtggaggaggagTTGGTGGTGGTGCTGGTGGAGGTGGTGGAGGTTTAGGAGGAGGAGTTGGTGGAGCCGTAGGAGGAGGTGCTGGTGGTGGTGGAAGCGTAGGAGTTGGTGCTGGTGGAGGTTTAGGAGGAGGAGTTGGTGCTGGTGGAGGTTTAGGAGGAGGAGTCGGTGCTGGAGGAGGTGTAGGTGGAGGTGCTGGAGGAGGAGttggtggtggaggtggtgCTGGTGGAGGTTTAGGAGGAGGAGTTGGTGGAGCCGTAGGAGGAGGTGCTGCTGGTGGTGGAAGCATAGGAGTTGGTGCTGGTGGAGGTTTAGGAGGAGGAGTTGGTGGTGGTGCTGGTGGAGGTTTAGGAGGAGGTGCTGGAGGGGCCGTAGGAGGAGGTACCGGTGGAGGAGCACGTGGAGGTGtaggaggaggtggtggaggtAGTGCTGGTGGAGGTTTAGGAGGaggtgttggtggtggtggaagcATAGGAGTTGGTATTGGTGGAGGTTCAGGAGGAGGAGTTGGTGGTGGTGCTGGTGGAGGGGCCATAGGAGGAGGTGCCGGTGGAGGTGTAGGAGGTAGTGCTGGTGGAGGTTTAGGAGGAGGTGCTGGTGGTGGTGGAAACATAGGAGTTGGTGCTGGTGGAGGTTTAGGAGGAGGAGTCGGTGCCGGTGGAGGTGCTGGAGGAGGAGTTGGTGGTGGTGCTGGAGGGTCCGTAGGAGGAGGTGCCGGTGGAGGAGCACGTGGAGGTGTTGGTGGAAGTGCTGGTGCAGGTGGAGGTTTAGGAGGAGGAGTCGGTGCTGGTGCTGGAGGGTCCGTAGGAGGAGGTACTGGTGGAGCCGTAGGAGGAGGTGCTGGTGGTGGTGGAAACATAGGAGTTGGTGCTGGTGGAGGTTTAGGAGGAGGAGTCGGTGCCGGTGGAGGTGCTGGAGGGTCCGTAGGAGGAGGTGCCGGTGGAGGAGCACGTGGAGGTGTTGGTGGAAGTGCTGGTGCAGGTGGAGGTTTAGGAGGAGGAGTCGGTGCTGGTGGAGCCGTAGGAGGAGGTGTTGGTGCTGGAGGAGGAGCACGTGGAGGTGTTGGTGGAGGTGTAGGAGGAGGTGCTGGTGCTGGTGCAGGCGTCGGTGCTGGTGGAGGTTTAGGAGGAGGTGCTGGTGGAGCCGTAGGAGGAAGTGTTGGTGCTGGTGGAGGAGCACGTGGAGGTGTTGGTGGTGGTTTAGGAGGAGGAGTCGGTGCTGGAGGAGGTGTAGGTGGTGCTGGTGGTGGAGCCGTAGGAGGAGGTGCAGGTGGAGGAGCACGTGGAGGTGTTGGTGGAGCCGTAGGAGGAGGTGTTGGTGCTGGTGGAGGTTTAGGAGGAGGAGTCGGTGTTGGTGGAGGTTTAGGAGGAGGTGCTGGTGGAGGCGTAGGAGGAGGTGTTGTTGCTGGTGGAGGTGCTGGTGCTAGCGGAGGTTTAGGAGGAGGAGCTGGTGCTGGAGGAGGTGTTGGTGGAGGTGTTGGAGCCGCAGGAGGAGCTGGCGCTGGAGGAGGTGTAGGAGCTAGTGGCGGTGCACGAGTAGGTGTAGGAGCGGGTGGAGGTGGAGGGGCAGGTACTAGTAGTACAAGAGGAAGTGGGCCACAAATTTAA
- the LOC11433591 gene encoding DNA-directed RNA polymerase III subunit RPC6: protein MNREINLPTTVLNKSLKALVEKYSMVKEVPNIQNEDIKHYMAAELEPSEDITGGHFYSDGKLDTGFIDALKKVCLKCIFMHKVSTCDGCLEWIKKSEIFNTEVTGKQIEEILQTLVLDDEIMQMTSAGYGDFAFIPVGKTCYICKSKGGVIGEKKSGYFTSFPCFSCERMSFCSPDGVVSPGACVYYQKWLDF from the coding sequence ATGAATAGAGAAATAAACCTTCCTACTACTGTGTTGAATAAATCCCTAAAGGCACTTGTAGAAAAGTATAGTATGGTAAAGGAAGTTCCTAACATTCAAAACGAAGATATAAAGCACTACATGGCAGCAGAACTTGAGCCTTCAGAGGATATCACTGGTGGGCATTTTTATAGTGATGGGAAGCTTGATACGGGTTTTATAGATGCTCTAAAGAAGGTGTGCTTGAAATGCATTTTCATGCATAAAGTTTCCACATGTGATGGATGTTTGGAGTGGATTAAAAAGAGCGAAATCTTCAACACTGAAGTCACAGGAAAACAAATAGAGGAGATTTTGCAAACTTTGGTTTTAGATGATGAGATCATGCAGATGACAAGTGCTGGATATGGGGATTTTGCATTTATTCCAGTTGGCAAAACTTGTTACATATGCAAAAGCAAGGGTGGAGTTATAGGGGAAAAGAAATCTGGCTACTTTACTTCCTTTCCATGTTTTTCTTGTGAGCGAATGAGCTTTTGTTCACCCGATGGCGTTGTCTCTCCAGGAGCATGTGTCTATTATCAGAAATGGTTGGATTTCTGA